acgtCACCACAAAGACATTCGTCATGTgcctataaataaaaatcactttttaataaaatccttATCGTTTAATTCGTCCTGTCGTCTGCCCTTGTATATGGAAATAAAACATGGGTAATCATAATAGACATAAACATCTGGAATGAACATTCATCGTTTGAATAGCTTATGTGAATGAACAGAttgaaaattacaattttttctaattgcCTATCTACGTTTTTAACTTATCTATAACAtactcatttttaaataatcgcgAATTTTGTTTGATAAGAGCTTCGTGTGTATAAGATAATCCAAAAAATAGGCCAACCGTTATCATGATTTATTAGAACCTTAGCGGGGGATCTAAGTATTCTCATAATACTTTCTTAATTAtcatcataaattaatttaagaagtttaacgtttttatttcCAAGGTTGAATTGACTGGAAagattttgacaaaaaaaaactggtTATTGTGTTCTATTTATGGTATGGCGctgattatttaaataaacttatttaattaacatgTATGCAAAATAAACGCGTTGTTTTTCCTAGGCGAGTACGCATTTTTTATAGCTATTCGCACGTGTTAGCACTACATAACGAAAGAGAGTTTGTTAGTTAGTACGCACTTAATAATATGAAATTGTTGACGTCCGAGTTTCAATATACATAGTCCTAAATACAATCGTGTCGTATTAACCCTAATTGGTGTACTAAACTGTGCGTGATATGTAAAAGTTCTTCattgtattttattacaaaagaagaaaattatttattacgcATACACACTTTTTCTGTTATTGTtctgtttattatttctttttttgttgaaacatGGGAATTAACTTCACGCCTTTTGGTGTTGATGTTACACTtcctgttttttatttttaaataaccaaTATGAATGTATccgtaatttaaaattttttaatgaccAGAAAATTGGCTATTAAATAACTACGAATCATTATACAATTAATATacatttcaacaatttcaaGGTAATCAACAAAGTTGATTAAATAAACCtcataattcatttaaatttatcaaagaagtaatttttttccaaactttttttgtttagagCCTTATCAACACTTCAAGCCAAAATCGTACCGCAAGCTACAACCGTAAATGTAGGCTCAAAGGAAGAAAGTCGCGAATTTATGGCCGTTTTTCCGGATATTGTCCGTGATCTTACCGACGCCGGAAGACACACGGACATTCCGGAAGTTACCAAATGGTATGCTAAAGTATTACAGCATAACGTACCAAATGGTAAGAAAAATCGTGGATTAGCTGTTGTTGCTGCTTATAAAATGCTCGAAGATGCAGCCAATCTAACTCCTGAGAATGTTCGGTTGGCTAACATTTTAGGATGGTGTGTTGAAATGGtaagtttcattctttttattttaaatttattttataaataaaccaaGTAGGTTTTGTATGTCTATTTTGTATTGTTGGGTCTAGATTGTACCTTTTTGTTGCTTTATAATGATAAGTTAAAGCTTATAATGAGCTAGATTATTTCCAAAGGGATTAGTATTTTAACTCTGTAAACTCCTTAAACTTACTCAATATAATATTCTTCTGGTTAACATTTTGGGATGATATGTTAATTATATTGTGTACTCGTTCTTTCCCAATTATAGCCTAAAGATTAACATAtattaattgattcaaaagAGAACtcaattttagttaattttaaacgagaacatttttcattattatgtGGAAATCACGGAAATGATTAAGGGTTGttactaattatttatttttaaccataCTAAATCAGCTAACCAAatagttttgtttcaataacGGGTTTTTAATTGgcaaatttattaagtaattgCTTCACATTTCAGAAGATTTTAATATCGTGAGTTCCTAACAattcaaaaacatttcttGGAGCAAAGCTAGTAAAtgaataaaagattttaacaATCGCCAAAAACTAACTACTTAATCACCTTTATGTATTATCTACTATTTATCTTTAACTTTTCACTCTTGAAAAGACCtatctattttttattatctacatttgttgttattattattaattacatcgTTTAAGAAAGTAATATTGTCACGTTCCTCCTCAACCCTCTACAGAATTTGGTTACAAATAgctttatgtttatttactcTATTTATATGTGGATCTCATACACCTGCGTTACTCTGGAATTGGGATATTTTCGGATAGACAACAAACAACAGTTTCGGCCCCTTCTAAcctttattatatatttttttcttacaacTGTTTATCGTGTTTATCATAATCCCAACACCCCTGGCTAAACCCTGCTACTTAATTCAAACGCGAAGTAGATCGGAACCACTTCATTGCACCAATTGGAATATGTGTAGCAGAATATTCTTGGACTTATTTATGTGGGCTTTGAGATTAAtggaatttatttatacactTGTACATAAAAAGTGAACAACCAACAAAAATGCTGATGTTGCCTAGGTATACATGTGAGAAGTAACCTTGACGACTTTTATTGTGATACCTGCGAACATTGTAACTATTCTGGAAGAAAATCCAGATCAGTAGAATTGGACACCATGCATATTGTCAAACAAGAAAGGTACTAATAAGATTTTTGTTACCGATCCCTGTGGGttaatcaattaaaagttGGACCTAGTAGCGCTACTTCGCTGAAGTGCAAGTGGGAAGAACTATCATCTATGCCTCCCACTGGGTTAAAACTAAATCTTTCCCAAATAGCGAGATAGTGTGGGAGTTTTTGACAGAACAAGTGATGTCGTGACACAGCtcgttcaaaatattgttgaatGATTGATGATCTTGGTCATTGAGAtcttaaaaatgttagaaacTGCCTTCTTTTTTTCATCAACATATAATCTCTGCACTAACTAAGGAATGGgcaaacaaaacataatcgaAATGATATATACGCCGACcttacaaaaagaattaagcTGATActcaattttatcacattaGGTACTTGTGTAAAATACTATTCATCACGAAACAAGTGAATATACCAAGTGATTTTGAAACGACAATTTTGCTAATAAGACATTTACTAACTAAGCTATTTATTAGATTTAGTTTTTGGTTTTTACTACATCCGTatgttatttatgaaaaagtaGAACTTTAGAGATGATGGACTCATAATATGTGCTTTATTGCTCGTTATACAGGAtaatttattagctcaccatcaaatgttgacatatgatagctaatccaactatcaaaaaaaaatgttaatgaacatatgtcctatttcaattatttacgaaattataacacttgaaagttttctgcagcgaatttattaatagtcagtaaaatcaaacattaaagaaaaacaaagttgtcattgtaatatgtcagtttgctgtaaggtttaattattacatacaaaaagaaactcaaaatgtacgcttatagcactgaagagtatgctgatataattttcgtgtatggtTTTTGCAATGGAAATGCTCGATAATCAGAagatatcaagaaagatttccacagcgtcatttgccatattattcagtttttagcgattctttcagaaggcttcgagaaacaggtaatcctGCTTCAGTAAAAGCTATTCGACCGCACGTAATTAATATAGAGGACgaagaagctgtaattaatgttgataatccttccatccgcactcgaagaatagcacacaacatacatgTAACTCAAAATTTTGCATGCCGCGCATTGAACCGCGAAGTCCTTCATCCGTATCGTAAACGGAAAGTTCAAGCTTTACAGGcaggagataatcagcaacggttagcattttgtgaatggttattgcagcaacatgcccaaaataatgactttATTTCAAATGTTCTCTGGACAGACGAATCATGTTTTACACAAGATGAACAAGAGGCATTACTAAATCCGCATGCGATTAGAACTCTTAATTCGTCGTTGTGAAGCATGTATTCTAACAGAAGGAGaccattttgaacaatatttgtaatatttatgtgttttaaaaaaaatgttgcagttaattatgatataaaaattaaaactttaaactaaacttaaacatatgttcattaacattttttttggtaattggattagctatcatatgtcaaagtttgatggtgagcttataaatcaccctgtatataacattttttgaagaggttcatgttttcttaaattttcaagCCATTTTCAATTGGAAATCGTTTGCAAAGTTTTATCTACTTATTGATTTTATCAACATCAATTTAATAGCTCCTTGACATTAACCCaacatttacttttaaatctattttctTGATAAtgaacaatttcttttatcaCATAAGAGACATTATCAGTTCCTTGGACTGCTTTAATTGGTTtgtcagaaaaaaatttaacggACACTcaatattcaatatttttatggaaatgtTATCTCAAGCTTTTCCAATGATTTCTATGGCATTAAAAACATTGAAGTGttttagttcatttttttaggTGTTTTAAATGTTCCTTTACACGTCTCTTCTATGATAAACACGGATACACGGGTTTAGTAATCTTTTTCTATAATTATCTTGAGTATTTATCCGCCACTCCAAACTCTGCTTTATCGAATCATTTTGCTATTAAAATTCAGCATTAGAAGTTAGCATTTTAAAGATATCTGAGTGTtttcataataatcataatattcGTCTTCTCATTGCGTTGATACACTTACGTGCCCACTCaatttgcaaatttatttatttttatttcttaatctttTGATCATAAATGTTCTAATTCTCTTctaaaaaacagaaaatgaGAATGTCATGTTAGCCTTAAGTTCAAAAAGATCAGAATACACATTTCAAAACTTGGGCAAGATTTAAGGTGGTTTGTCTTTTGAACCATATAGTTAGAAACATTATAATTGGGCTGTAGCAAAAAGAATATGAATAACAGTGTGAAGAAAAAACATAGTAGTATATAGACACATTAtaaataaactataaaattttaattttattattgacgATTACGAGCTCGTTTTTATAACAATGGTAAACCAATAGCAATTTGCTGCGAGGCTTCagcaaaaaatatgaaaatctcTCATATACATTTCTAGGGTCTTCCAATATAGGTTCTTATCTGACACCAGACACGGCAATATGaataaaagttacttttcATTTATCTTCACTTCATTACAATCAAAGGAAAAAGGTTACCATCACTAAACAAAAGATAAACTCTTGTCGAAGAGGCGGTCAGCCCTTCTTTCTTACAGAAGGTGAACATGAAGATAAGACGGCATATTGTTGcaacaaaatgtttatttatattaattttgtcttCGAACCCAGGTTTTCCTTTAACACTGGGGCTAGTATATTCCTTCACAAAGTCTTGAATTATCTCATTGTTTCTGCCACTCATCAACACATTACAATGTAAGACCTGTATCAAATAGTTTTAAGAAATGTGTTTGATAATTCACACAATACATAATGAGACTGATATatgtaataaactttattcaattttattatatcataaaataatgaatgaaTAATGATAATAAGCAGAACGAGAATAAACTCGGGTACTCATTCATAAATAATCTCAAAAGTTGCTGGTTTTGTAACAATACTTATAATGTTATACTTAACGAATCCCAATGTCTAgatgttttataattaaatgaataaaaatataaatgtataaaataaatatacagggtgtcagataaaaaacgccccaagctctaactctgttatttatatttcgaTTTTCTTGAACCAGGTACCAAATGAAATAGTACCATAAATACTACATTTTAggctacaaataaaatttgttcagCACCCCCtgtacataaatatataaaatcgataataAACGAGTAACTACAGCTGCATAAACTTATAGCAGACTACAACAAACGGCTAGACATAATCATTTAAACAAACACAATATCCAAATACGACAGAATATGAATTCATTTACTACGATATTGCTTCGACAGATATGAAAGAGAAGAAACTTGGTCAACTTAATATTGGATTGttaaaagtcatttttgtgGCTTGTATAGattttctaatgtatttacATAACATTAGATAGCTTAATTTATCTGTAATTTCTCAAGTGTGACTTTTGCATTATAGAAAATGAATGCAAAATGAACTTTTAGATTAATTACAGTTAATGGGAACCGAAGCTGACCCAAATCGGAACCCAATCCAAAAAAACTATTCGAATTTCCACTACTTAAATAATGTcgtattttattgattaaccCTCTGAGAATATTTTTAGCCAAAACAAACGTTTgcaatttgtaaatattttattgtttacccaATCTTCaaagaatataaattatttggtTATTAATAAGATGCTAATAGTATTGAATGATCGGATTCTTTATTATGGATTAGTacatatcaataaataattccaGAGTACATATTAGTAATcacaataaataaagaatataatattaccattaataataataatactttacaagaaaataatcaatacTTGGTTACATTTATTACATATTCTTTTCAAGTTCGCCTCCAAATCGTCATCAAAGatatataattttcataatttcatcTTTATTCCGGTTCATTAAGACGTAACCGAgcaaaatcttcaaaaacaatGTTATCATCGTCATCATTAGTATAGCAATCATTTTCGTATTTAGACCTTTCAATACTCTTCATCTTCTTCAAAGCGttagatttttctttttcaacggAACCAGGCATGGgatgaagtaattttaatggAACATCGGTAACTAACTCTCCACCCAAGCTACCACAGCAAACTTTAACCCTTACGGAATAGGAAACGACTATACCAATAGCGTCAGCATTACATTTTCCTTCAGCTACTAAAGTAGAACTGGCCAAATTGACGTCGTCGTCTTTTAGGTGGCCGTCCAAAGCGATACCACGTCGATCCTTATTACTTGAAGCTAAAGGAACCAAAAACATGGTTTTAGTGAAAGATGCCCCTGGAGTTATGGGGCAACCTTCGCGAGTCTCCAAAGAAGCGACGTATTTAGAGTACTGCGCGTTAATCATGGTGATTTCGCAATGTTGGACGACGTAAAGTTTTAGGTTTTTTACCGCTTTCTTGGAGTTGTTTGTAACAACGACGTTCGCCCCAATTTTTTCACCatgataataaatttctttatccAAGGTGACTTCAAGGTTAATTTTTCCACTTGAAAAAGTGAAGCCTTTCGAAACCAAAGAGCTGGGTAGCCGCTTACCTCGGCTGGTCGGAgcaaattgtaatttttttatggccAAACTTACGGTACTCCTTTTGTGGCCGCGATCTTCTTGGTTATCGCCGACAAATATTTTTACGTGGTATTCGACTCCAAGTGGTTTTCCGTGATCGTCTTCCCCTGTTTGAAGGGTTACTGATGTAGGTGACGTATCGGGGAAAGTAAAGGTGAAAGGGGCAGCATTTGCAcccatttttttcaaaagtttttcttgaaCTGTAGTTACAGCTTTTTTCTCGTTGTTATTTGGGAATATTTGTTCGCAAGCAATCACCATTTCTTTGCTGAATTTGACTCCCATGACTTCATCTTCTTCGCGACCATATCTATATGTTGTAATTACTTGCccaaaaacttttcttttctttaaatattcatcTTCAACAACCACAACCCCATCTATTGGATCGGTGTGGGTGGTGTAATCGATAAAATCGCGTTTGCTTAAATAAACGGTTAATTTGCCATTTGGGCTGATTTTTTTGAAGACTTTAACTGTCACAACCATTTTGGAAATATAAAAAGTGCACTTTGTAGTTACTATAAGGAAGTTGTAGCAACTTTGAATTAACCTCGGTGTTGATCTGatttttatagaaaagaaGCGGAAGCACTTGTAAGGTTTTTGGTTTCTAATTGAATTATGAATGGCGTATGGCATAATCGCCTTATTGACCGGTGCTTATATAAatctaatgtatttatttttgacgaAAGTGGCGCGAACAGATTGACGTATTGGAAAATTGCCAGATTTTCAAAACACGTTTTGTTTTCAAAACCTAAATAAGAACGATtacgaaataaaattttaaatgatcaaaaaatgattaaaataagaATGAAAAAGAAAGTTCTAAAAGAACCTTTTCAAgtgaagttttttttgttatttagttTCAGTCATTCCTCGTCATAACAGATGATCTAATTGATTCAAACGAAAACCGTCGTGGCGATATTTGTTGGTACCGAAATGAAGATATAGGTTTAAAAGCAACTAATGACAGTTTCCTCATTGAGAACGGAATCTTCGTTTTGCTCAAGAAACATTTCTCTCAATTACCCTGTTACCTTCCGATGTTAGAACTTTTCCACGAAGCAGCTTTAAAATCCGCGATGGGACAAACGTTAGATTTCTTTGCGAAGAGAGGTGGTGTTCCAAATTTGGACGCGTTTACGATGAGTCGTTACGATGCCATCGTCAAGTACAGACATTCGTATCATTCGTTTTATCTTCCCGTGGCATTGGCGATGTTTTTATCGTCACGTTTCGATCCAGAAATGCATAGACAGGCGAGGACCATATTATTGGAAATGGGACATTTCTTCCAAGTTCaggtttgttaaaaaaaaatattcgaaTCAAACGATTTtgaatatttgtattttatttaatttaggaGGACTTTTTGAATTGTTTTGGAGATCCTGTGATGACTGGAAAGAAAGGCACCGATATCAAAGAGGGAAGGTGTACTTGGTTGTCTGTAGTTGCATTACAAAGAGCATCTCCGGTACAAAAACAAGTATTCGAGGCGCATTATGGTCGTCCAGAACCGGAGTCCACATCtataattaagaatttatatGAAGAATTAAGTCTTCCTATTACTTATTCGATTTACGAAGAGGaaagttttaaattgattaaaactcATATTCATCAGATATCTAAGGGATTACCTCACGagatatttttggattttatgGAGAAATTGTTCAGGAGGGAGtgttaaattttaagatttgagagaatgtgattttattttattaataaataattatactaTTTGAGTGCTGTGGGACTGgataatttgttgaaatttatcTGGTATTTTTATTACTGATTAATTATAGTTTTTTATATTGCTACTACTGGGTAGTGGGatataattgatgatatttttgttttcctttTAGGCTATgattatatttagtttttattaacttGCATTTAAAACGTCCAAGATAGCCTGTATCATTATCATGTAAGAGTATTACATTTATACgaaatattataaaagttttaataataaacgattaacaataatattattacatactcctgagttttatttatttatcccATCACGTTCATCCTTTAAGATTAAACGgctaacaaataaaacttcaaaagaGATTTATTTAAGTACTGTTATGAAATGTACTTTTTGTTTGCACAAATGTAATTGAATTTTTGCTGTAACTTAGTCAAGTATTTGTCTTTAAACTACCATTACTTAGATTTTATAGACTATCCTAAGTAAACGCAATGTAAGTTGTTAAAGGTaaactaaaatattataacatcTTTCAGGATGTCTTTCTAAAATGGTTTTGATCTAATATGATCCCATAGATGTTCAATCTTATTCGAGTGCATATAATTCGGTAgcttttatcttttatttgcCGAATAAAGCAGTTCCTCTGACCTGTGAAGTACGTTCTTTGTGGACGAATAGCTGTGAAGCTTGAACTTGTGTATCATGCCAACACGATCCAGTTGGAACTGGATTAAAGGCGTTTAATGTTTCCAttgtgaattaaaaaaactgaCATAAGTGATAATGAAACTACACATTTTCTGGTAAATACAAAGGAAATATCAGCAATGCACAACTACTTACAATATACAGCCAGAACATACCTGAGCAGTATGGTAACAAAAAACTAAGGATCAGTGGCGGGCGTGGCGCAGAGAATAAACAAAGCCAAACAAATGTTTGGAATGTTATTAGGAATAAATGGTCAGATTTTGTATTTTCTCCTACTATAGGCAATGTAAAAGGAAATGACACTAGAGATAAGGAAACGGAAGTGGAAATGGGTTGCACAAATACTAAAAATCGAACGAAAAAATGTCGCGAAACAGGCACAAAAAGTAGAATCTACATCACAGCCGGCGAAGATGAAGGGCTAGGATAACATGGAGAATGATAATGATGGAGGTGTAAAGAGGAGCTCTtccctggtacaccgatgcttcaaagacagttggaTCCAGAGTAGCTATGAGCATTAGTAAATCAAATAGTCGCATTAagttgcccctcagctcgaaCATAACCACttttcaagcagaagttcttgctataaacttctgcaccatTTTGAACCTATaaaagggacaaaaaggtgcatccataaacattctCACAGACAATCGGGTCGCCCTAAaagcaattcaggcctacacgtatAACTCCGCACTGATTagagagtgtaccagcaacctgagagaactcgcttgGGGCAGTGAGGGCAATGAAAAGGCGAAGAAGCTTGCCAAAGAGACAGCGGAAACGCCGTTTATTAGTTGTTTTGGAAGAGATGGTATATTAGGGATATACCATCTCTTCTAAATTGGACAATCGGCGGATCAAAACCTAGGCTCCAACGGGCCCTTTGTACATCCTCCTGCACCTTCTCCggctacatcaaccagcctaaggaatttccgaCGGTTAGGGTACAGCTCAGAGGTGTACCTTTCCGAAGtctctcattctgaggtcttgcagagtggagcattcacacaagatgtgtcgAACCGTCTCCTCGCTCTCCTCACAGAGGCGACAGAGAGGACTAACAGCaagcttaaggttataaagatgcttgtttaccttacagtgaccCGTGACGAGTCCCGTTACAGTTCGTAGAGCGTTTCTACTAAGCCTTACGAAAGACAAGGCTGCCTTTGCTGAGGGATAATGTAATACTTCCTTAGACAGATGGCAGCTCTTAACCCTATCCCACCagttcataaactttttgtgggtcaaatctttaattatctcaatctgaGTTGATAAGGACGAAGCGATTATCGGTTCAGGCGAACATGGCGCTCGCTTGGCAGCCCTTTTGGCAAGTCTATCAGCGTGCTTGTTACCTGAACAAGTCGAGTGTCCTTTTGTCCATTGAAGTATAACACAGTTATGCACTGCGGCCTTCTCCAATGTCAGATGACAACCCATAACAAGTCCTGaggtaattgttattctactcaGGGCTAAAATAGCTTGTCTACTGCCAgtgtaaattgtaaaagtcttaCCTACCAAGTTGGATCTCTCAATAACGTCAGCAGCAAGTTGAATGGCGATTAACTCCGCCTGTATGACGGTGGTACTTTTACCGAGAGGTTCAGATACGTGGAGTCGGAGATCGTACGAGAAACTCCAGCTCCTTCCCGTCTCCTTGAACCATCAGTGTTAATTGTAAGgctgttttttacctctacttctgtggaacttgggtgggtgagatatttcttcgtaaaaatgtgttgtaaGGGTGTGAAGTTCGTTATACATTCCAGAATTGGTGAGTAGTCCACCATTTCATTCCAGAGAATGGCATTTTTACTATATCTCTCACCCATTAGAATTCCTGCTGTTCGCAGTCGAGTCATGGTCACCAGTGCCACCTCTTGGATGAACAAATGAAGTGGCGTTAGGTTAaacatgttttccatggctGCAGTGGGGTTAGTCcgcgaaaataattttaaaatgaaataggcTTTTGGAATCAGTTGTAAAATTTAAGGGTTtatgacataataaaaaagttttaaggaaATAATCTTTgtgaacagcctgtatagcattgatcccgtggttacatattttaaaaagcgatcttaaacgatttttcttgataaaataGCACTGTTTGtcaatttttatctttctaagacaaatcatattgaaaatattaaagctcatatcttagccatttatgggtttagaccaaaaatttttacacgaatcagCATCATTTTAACtgtagtatttgtgattaaaattatgccacgacttacaggaACACCTGcatagaaattttttaaaatttaaggaaAACGTTGTTTTCTCCAAAGGATGCaactttttcaagttataaaagaacgtttAAGGTTAGGttttaccaaattataagaTTCCAGGTTGACCTCtctaatttatgtaaatttttacaaatcatCTACTTAATTTGAAGTTTGATAGTaatgataaaagttgttttctccaaaatgttTAGGGGTAatgatggaacggatatccggtaACAATCTGGTATAtggcaatttttttaaatctggccggataccggatagttaactttggccggatattaaCCCTTTGCGGTCCGCGCTACATTCGCAGTTTCTACATTCTTCTCTTCATTCCGCGCTGGATTTGCAAGTTCGTATCAGCCGGTCCGCACCGAGTTCCCCAGTCGGTTATCTTTTCTACCACCTGGAACTTTTCGGTTAGAACAAACTGTAAAATCCTTGTGTTTATGCTGGGGATGCAGTGTAATTATATGTAACGTTCCGTCTAGTCGTTGGATGATGGTCGTCCACGTTTTGCTGTTATACGAATGTCCCCCACAAGCTCAAGCAACAGTTTTTATCTGAATTGTTTGTGATAAACGTTTTAATGGTATTAGTAGGAGATgctttgtataaaatataagCATTGATGATAGATACTTCCAAACcccagaaaaaaagttttctctACCATTTTAGGGTTTTACGCAGGAAGTAGTAGAGGTTGCAGTATATTGATCTGCTAAATCGACGCCTcccatgtttttattatattgtacTATTCTACTTGGCTTGAAAACTGGTTGCGTTCTATTATCCAAAACTCTTCTATTTCTAACAATTTGGGAT
This genomic stretch from Onthophagus taurus isolate NC chromosome 7, IU_Otau_3.0, whole genome shotgun sequence harbors:
- the LOC111416776 gene encoding farnesyl pyrophosphate synthase isoform X3 gives rise to the protein MILLGIKKMSLLRTIAARVFNRSAKVLTGGQKSLFHHLSWHHETPEETDERALSTLQAKIVPQATTVNVGSKEESREFMAVFPDIVRDLTDAGRHTDIPEVTKWYAKVLQHNVPNGKKNRGLAVVAAYKMLEDAANLTPENVRLANILGWCVEMFQSFLVITDDLIDSNENRRGDICWYRNEDIGLKATNDSFLIENGIFVLLKKHFSQLPCYLPMLELFHEAALKSAMGQTLDFFAKRGGVPNLDAFTMSRYDAIVKYRHSYHSFYLPVALAMFLSSRFDPEMHRQARTILLEMGHFFQVQEDFLNCFGDPVMTGKKGTDIKEGRCTWLSVVALQRASPVQKQVFEAHYGRPEPESTSIIKNLYEELSLPITYSIYEEESFKLIKTHIHQISKGLPHEIFLDFMEKLFRREC
- the LOC111416777 gene encoding arrestin homolog produces the protein MVVTVKVFKKISPNGKLTVYLSKRDFIDYTTHTDPIDGVVVVEDEYLKKRKVFGQVITTYRYGREEDEVMGVKFSKEMVIACEQIFPNNNEKKAVTTVQEKLLKKMGANAAPFTFTFPDTSPTSVTLQTGEDDHGKPLGVEYHVKIFVGDNQEDRGHKRSTVSLAIKKLQFAPTSRGKRLPSSLVSKGFTFSSGKINLEVTLDKEIYYHGEKIGANVVVTNNSKKAVKNLKLYVVQHCEITMINAQYSKYVASLETREGCPITPGASFTKTMFLVPLASSNKDRRGIALDGHLKDDDVNLASSTLVAEGKCNADAIGIVVSYSVRVKVCCGSLGGELVTDVPLKLLHPMPGSVEKEKSNALKKMKSIERSKYENDCYTNDDDDNIVFEDFARLRLNEPE
- the LOC111416776 gene encoding farnesyl pyrophosphate synthase isoform X1 — encoded protein: MFTASASSLRSGLRREIQRHISKTSSVPNSDAFVPRKSSNTRKDSDADKWSRLNRHNNKRALSTLQAKIVPQATTVNVGSKEESREFMAVFPDIVRDLTDAGRHTDIPEVTKWYAKVLQHNVPNGKKNRGLAVVAAYKMLEDAANLTPENVRLANILGWCVEMFQSFLVITDDLIDSNENRRGDICWYRNEDIGLKATNDSFLIENGIFVLLKKHFSQLPCYLPMLELFHEAALKSAMGQTLDFFAKRGGVPNLDAFTMSRYDAIVKYRHSYHSFYLPVALAMFLSSRFDPEMHRQARTILLEMGHFFQVQEDFLNCFGDPVMTGKKGTDIKEGRCTWLSVVALQRASPVQKQVFEAHYGRPEPESTSIIKNLYEELSLPITYSIYEEESFKLIKTHIHQISKGLPHEIFLDFMEKLFRREC
- the LOC111416776 gene encoding farnesyl pyrophosphate synthase isoform X5, yielding MSLLRTIAARVFNRSAKVLTGGQKSLFHHLSWHHETPEETDERALSTLQAKIVPQATTVNVGSKEESREFMAVFPDIVRDLTDAGRHTDIPEVTKWYAKVLQHNVPNGKKNRGLAVVAAYKMLEDAANLTPENVRLANILGWCVEMFQSFLVITDDLIDSNENRRGDICWYRNEDIGLKATNDSFLIENGIFVLLKKHFSQLPCYLPMLELFHEAALKSAMGQTLDFFAKRGGVPNLDAFTMSRYDAIVKYRHSYHSFYLPVALAMFLSSRFDPEMHRQARTILLEMGHFFQVQEDFLNCFGDPVMTGKKGTDIKEGRCTWLSVVALQRASPVQKQVFEAHYGRPEPESTSIIKNLYEELSLPITYSIYEEESFKLIKTHIHQISKGLPHEIFLDFMEKLFRREC